The following are encoded in a window of Harmonia axyridis chromosome 7, icHarAxyr1.1, whole genome shotgun sequence genomic DNA:
- the LOC123684671 gene encoding probable phospholipid-transporting ATPase IA isoform X8 — protein sequence MKFNLTSSLQLSLENLITLADLVQKNWTRYEPDGAVSSTLDRETETDDIRPPGEDRVIFINRVQPPVPKFCNNRISTAKYSIFRFIPLFLFEQFRRWANCFFLMIALLQQIPDVSPTGRYTTLVPLLFILSVSALKEIVEDIKRHRADDDTNHSKVDVLRDNSWVSIRWKDVVVGDLVKVTNNKFFPADMVLLSSSEPQGISFIETANLDGETNLKIRQALPSTHKLTTIADLRSLSGTIECEPPNKHMYEFTGVLRQTNKKAEPLGPDQILLRGAMLRNTSWIFGIVIYTGHETKLMRNSTMVPLKRSSIDKLTNVQILLLFCILLSMCLLCAICNVLWTNKHLTTDWYLGLEGGITQLFFYNLLTFVILFNNLIPISLQVTLEVVRFIQAIFINQDLEMYDPESDTPALARTSNLNEELGQVKYIFSDKTGTLTRNIMEFKKCAVGTEIYLIADTLEDSTLYKDLQKGNAQSELIKELLVILSVCHTVIPETMNDGTLVYHAASPDERALVYGASKFGYEFKDRTPDFVEINAMGTVERYQILTVLEFTSARKRMSVIVKDPAGRIKLFCKGADTVIYERLDGNGKEHADILLKHLEHFATEGLRTLCYGVSELKKQDYEEWQELYHKASISLQHREEKLEEAANLIETKLKLIGATAIEDKLQDGVPETIAALLQADINIWVLTGDKQETAINIGYSCRLLSQSMHHIILNEDSLDTTREAILKHLMDLGDPIGKHQETALIVDGKTLKYALSCELRNDFLKLCINCKVVICCRVSPMQKAEVVEYVTKYTNTVTLAIGDGANDVAMIQKAHVGVGISGMEGLQAACASDYSIAQFRFLLRLLLVHGSWNYSRMCKLILYSFYKNICLYVIELWYAIYSGWSGQILFEQWSIGMYNVLFTALPPLAMGLFDKPCNDDKMLLYPKLYRPSQLGQLFNVRVFWVWVFNGLAHSALLFWITMFICSQDILWMNGKDGGYLVFGNFVYTFVIITVCLKASLVINAWTWLTHAAIWGSIVLWFTFIIIYSHFWPLLPVGCVMTGMYLMMFSSATFWLSLFLVPTATMLPDFLVKMNVATFRTFQKYPRLFLPVLSETHSFILLSITPYLSPLPIRSERRIFDIPSIQHSVEQIPKDQQCMRWSKLQHTYGDCPSVEECADQEIC from the exons ATGAACCAGACGGTGCTGTATCTTCAACGCTGGACAGGGAAACGGAAACAGATGACATCAGGCCGCCCGGCGAAGACAGGGTGATATTTATCAACCGGGTCCAACCGCCTGTACCCAAATTTTGTAACAATAGGATATCGACAGCCAAATATAG TATATTCAGATTCATTCCACTTTTCCTGTTCGAACAGTTCCGAAGATGGGCCAATTGCTTCTTTTTGATGATAGCCCTCCTGCAACAGATACCGGACGTTTCACCAACAGGGAGATACACCACATTGGTGCCCCTCCTCTTCATATTGTCCGTGTCGGCTCTCAAAGAGATCGTAGAAGATATA AAAAGACATCGCGCAGATGACGACACAAACCACAGCAAGGTGGACGTCCTGAGAGACAACAGCTGGGTCTCTATAAGATGGAAGGACGTGGTGGTGGGGGACTTGGTCAAGGTCACCAACAACAAATTCTTCCCCGCCGACATGGTCCTGTTGTCGTCGAG CGAGCCTCAAGGTATCAGTTTCATCGAAACAGCTAACTTGGACGGCGAAACTAACCTCAAAATAAGGCAGGCGCTGCCGAGCACCCACAAGTTGACGACCATAGCCGATCTGAGGAGTCTTTCGGGTACCATAGAGTGCGAGCCGCCCAACAAACACATGTACGAGTTTACTGGGGTGCTGAGGCAGACCAACAAGAA GGCCGAACCCCTGGGTCCAGACCAGATCCTGCTGCGCGGCGCCATGCTGCGGAACACCTCCTGGATCTTCGGCATCGTCATCTACACCGGTCACGAGACCAAGCTGATGCGCAACTCGACCATGGTGCCGCTGAAGCGCTCCAGCATCGACAAGCTGACCAACGTGCAGATCTTGCTGCTGTTCTGCATCCTGCTCTCGATGTGCCTGCTTTGCGCCATCTGCAACGTGCTGTGGACCAACAAGCACCTGACGACCGATTGGTATCTCGGTCTCGAAG GTGGTATTACACAGCTCTTCTTCTACAACCTTCTAACCTTTGTGATTCTGTTCAATAATCTGATTCCGATATCCCTTCAGGTCACTTTGGAAGTGGTCCGTTTCATTCAG GCGATTTTCATCAACCAAGACCTAGAGATGTACGATCCAGAATCGGACACTCCAGCTCTGGCCAGAACCTCCAATTTGAACGAAGAACTCGGACAGGTTAAATACATTTTCTCCGACAAGACCGGCACCTTGACGAGAAACATCATGGAGTTCAAGAAATGCGCGGTCGGCACCGAGATTTACCTGATCGCCGATACTCTGGAGGATTCCACCCTCTACAAG GACCTGCAAAAGGGCAACGCCCAATCGGAACTGATCAAAGAACTGCTGGTGATCCTGTCCGTCTGTCACACCGTCATACCGGAGACCATGAACGACGGCACCCTAGTGTACCACGCAGCCTCCCCCGACGAACGAGCCCTGGTCTACGGCGCCTCCAAGTTCGGCTACGAGTTCAAGGACAGAACGCCCGATTTCGTGGAGATCAACGCCATGGGCACGGTGGAGCGATACCAGATCCTGACGGTGCTCGAGTTCACCTCGGCCAGGAAGAGGATGTCGGTGATAGTGAAGGACCCGGCGGGAAGGATCAAGCTGTTCTGCAAGGGGGCGGACACGGTGATCTACGAGAGGCTGGACGGCAACGGCAAGGAGCACGCCGACATACTGCTGAAGCACCTGGAGCACTTCGCGACCGAAGGTCTGAGGACCTTGTGCTACGGCGTTTCGGAGCTCAAGAAGCAGGACTACGAGGAGTGGCAGGAGCTTTATCACAAGGCTTCCATATCGCTGCAGCACAGGGAAG AAAAATTGGAGGAGGCTGCCAATTTGATAGAGACAAAACTGAAACTGATCGGTGCTACGGCTATAGAAGACAAACTGCAAGATGGCGTACCCGAAACGATAGCTGCATTGCTGCAAGCCGATATAAACATCTGGGTACTGACGGGCGATAAGCAGGAAACTGCTATCAATATCGGATATTCCTGCCGTCTCCTGTCCCAGTCGATGCACCACATCATCTTGAATGAGGATAGTCTAGAC ACAACCAGAGAGGCCATCCTGAAGCACTTGATGGACCTGGGGGACCCGATAGGCAAACACCAAGAGACTGCCCTTATAGTCGACGGAAAGACCTTGAAGTACGCCCTGAGCTGTGAACTGCGCAACGACTTCCTGAAACTGTGCATCAACTGCAAAGTGGTGATCTGCTGCAGGGTGTCGCCCATGCAGAAGGCCGAGGTGGTGGAGTACGTCACCAAGTACACCAACACGGTGACCTTGGCGATAGGGGATGGCGCCAACGACGTCGCCATGATCCAGAAGGCGCACGTGGGCGTCGGTATCTCGGGCATGGAAGGATTGCAGGCTGCCTGCGCGTCGGACTACAGCATAGCGCAGTTCCGATTCCTGCTGAGACTACTGCTGGTCCACGGTTCCTGGAACTACTCGAGGATGTGCAAACTGATCCTGTACAGTTTCTACAAGAACATCTGTTTGTACGTGATCGAACTGTGGTACGCCATCTATTCCGGCTGGTCGGGTCAGATACTGTTCGAGCAGTGGTCCATAG GTATGTACAATGTGTTATTCACCGCGCTGCCACCCCTGGCCATGGGTCTGTTCGACAAACCCTGCAATGACGACAAGATGCTGCTGTACCCCAAACTGTACAGGCCTTCGCAGCTTGGCCAATTGTTCAACGTCAGAGTCTTCTGGGTTTGGGTTTTCAACGGTCTGGCGCACTCCGCCCTGCTGTTCTGGATCACGATGTTCATATGTAGCCAGGACATCCTGTGGATGAACGGAAAGGATGGTGGATATCTTGTGTTCGGAAATTTCGTGTATACG TTTGTGATAATTACTGTGTGTTTGAAAGCCAGTCTTGTGATCAACGCTTGGACGTGGTTAACCCATGCTGCCATCTGGGGCTCGATTGTCCTATGGTTCACGTTCATTATTATATACAG CCATTTTTGGCCACTGTTACCGGTAGGATGCGTTATGACCGGCATGTATCTGATGATGTTCTCTAGCGCCACATTTTGGTTGTCCCTATTCTTGGTTCCAACGGCTACCATGTTGCCTGACTTCTTGGTCAAAAT GAACGTTGCAACCTTCCGTACCTTCCAGAAATATCCCAGATTGTTCCTTCCTGTTTTAAGCGAAACACACTCGTTCATCCTGT tatcGATAACACCATATTTAAGTCCTTTACCGATAAGGTCAGAGAGACGGATATTCGACATTCCGAGCATTCAGCATTCAGTCGAACAGATCCCAAAGGATc AACAATGCATGCGTTGGAGCAAATTGCAACAT ACTTACGGAGACTGCCCGTCTGTTGAGGAATGTGCTGACCAGGAAATCTGTTAG
- the LOC123684671 gene encoding probable phospholipid-transporting ATPase IA isoform X6, with translation MKFNLTSSLQLSLENLITLADLVQKNWTRYEPDGAVSSTLDRETETDDIRPPGEDRVIFINRVQPPVPKFCNNRISTAKYSIFRFIPLFLFEQFRRWANCFFLMIALLQQIPDVSPTGRYTTLVPLLFILSVSALKEIVEDIKRHRADDDTNHSKVDVLRDNSWVSIRWKDVVVGDLVKVTNNKFFPADMVLLSSSEPQGISFIETANLDGETNLKIRQALPSTHKLTTIADLRSLSGTIECEPPNKHMYEFTGVLRQTNKKAEPLGPDQILLRGAMLRNTSWIFGIVIYTGHETKLMRNSTMVPLKRSSIDKLTNVQILLLFCILLSMCLLCAICNVLWTNKHLTTDWYLGLEGGITQLFFYNLLTFVILFNNLIPISLQVTLEVVRFIQAIFINQDLEMYDPESDTPALARTSNLNEELGQVKYIFSDKTGTLTRNIMEFKKCAVGTEIYLIADTLEDSTLYKDLQKGNAQSELIKELLVILSVCHTVIPETMNDGTLVYHAASPDERALVYGASKFGYEFKDRTPDFVEINAMGTVERYQILTVLEFTSARKRMSVIVKDPAGRIKLFCKGADTVIYERLDGNGKEHADILLKHLEHFATEGLRTLCYGVSELKKQDYEEWQELYHKASISLQHREEKLEEAANLIETKLKLIGATAIEDKLQDGVPETIAALLQADINIWVLTGDKQETAINIGYSCRLLSQSMHHIILNEDSLDTTREAILKHLMDLGDPIGKHQETALIVDGKTLKYALSCELRNDFLKLCINCKVVICCRVSPMQKAEVVEYVTKYTNTVTLAIGDGANDVAMIQKAHVGVGISGMEGLQAACASDYSIAQFRFLLRLLLVHGSWNYSRMCKLILYSFYKNICLYVIELWYAIYSGWSGQILFEQWSIGMYNVLFTALPPLAMGLFDKPCNDDKMLLYPKLYRPSQLGQLFNVRVFWVWVFNGLAHSALLFWITMFICSQDILWMNGKDGGYLVFGNFVYTFVIITVCLKASLVINAWTWLTHAAIWGSIVLWFTFIIIYSHFWPLLPVGCVMTGMYLMMFSSATFWLSLFLVPTATMLPDFLVKIIDNTIFKSFTDKVRETDIRHSEHSAFSRTDPKGSLTETARLLRNVLTRKSVRSDNIDLELSHGFAFSQEEGGAVSQAEVIRAYNTTTPKPEET, from the exons ATGAACCAGACGGTGCTGTATCTTCAACGCTGGACAGGGAAACGGAAACAGATGACATCAGGCCGCCCGGCGAAGACAGGGTGATATTTATCAACCGGGTCCAACCGCCTGTACCCAAATTTTGTAACAATAGGATATCGACAGCCAAATATAG TATATTCAGATTCATTCCACTTTTCCTGTTCGAACAGTTCCGAAGATGGGCCAATTGCTTCTTTTTGATGATAGCCCTCCTGCAACAGATACCGGACGTTTCACCAACAGGGAGATACACCACATTGGTGCCCCTCCTCTTCATATTGTCCGTGTCGGCTCTCAAAGAGATCGTAGAAGATATA AAAAGACATCGCGCAGATGACGACACAAACCACAGCAAGGTGGACGTCCTGAGAGACAACAGCTGGGTCTCTATAAGATGGAAGGACGTGGTGGTGGGGGACTTGGTCAAGGTCACCAACAACAAATTCTTCCCCGCCGACATGGTCCTGTTGTCGTCGAG CGAGCCTCAAGGTATCAGTTTCATCGAAACAGCTAACTTGGACGGCGAAACTAACCTCAAAATAAGGCAGGCGCTGCCGAGCACCCACAAGTTGACGACCATAGCCGATCTGAGGAGTCTTTCGGGTACCATAGAGTGCGAGCCGCCCAACAAACACATGTACGAGTTTACTGGGGTGCTGAGGCAGACCAACAAGAA GGCCGAACCCCTGGGTCCAGACCAGATCCTGCTGCGCGGCGCCATGCTGCGGAACACCTCCTGGATCTTCGGCATCGTCATCTACACCGGTCACGAGACCAAGCTGATGCGCAACTCGACCATGGTGCCGCTGAAGCGCTCCAGCATCGACAAGCTGACCAACGTGCAGATCTTGCTGCTGTTCTGCATCCTGCTCTCGATGTGCCTGCTTTGCGCCATCTGCAACGTGCTGTGGACCAACAAGCACCTGACGACCGATTGGTATCTCGGTCTCGAAG GTGGTATTACACAGCTCTTCTTCTACAACCTTCTAACCTTTGTGATTCTGTTCAATAATCTGATTCCGATATCCCTTCAGGTCACTTTGGAAGTGGTCCGTTTCATTCAG GCGATTTTCATCAACCAAGACCTAGAGATGTACGATCCAGAATCGGACACTCCAGCTCTGGCCAGAACCTCCAATTTGAACGAAGAACTCGGACAGGTTAAATACATTTTCTCCGACAAGACCGGCACCTTGACGAGAAACATCATGGAGTTCAAGAAATGCGCGGTCGGCACCGAGATTTACCTGATCGCCGATACTCTGGAGGATTCCACCCTCTACAAG GACCTGCAAAAGGGCAACGCCCAATCGGAACTGATCAAAGAACTGCTGGTGATCCTGTCCGTCTGTCACACCGTCATACCGGAGACCATGAACGACGGCACCCTAGTGTACCACGCAGCCTCCCCCGACGAACGAGCCCTGGTCTACGGCGCCTCCAAGTTCGGCTACGAGTTCAAGGACAGAACGCCCGATTTCGTGGAGATCAACGCCATGGGCACGGTGGAGCGATACCAGATCCTGACGGTGCTCGAGTTCACCTCGGCCAGGAAGAGGATGTCGGTGATAGTGAAGGACCCGGCGGGAAGGATCAAGCTGTTCTGCAAGGGGGCGGACACGGTGATCTACGAGAGGCTGGACGGCAACGGCAAGGAGCACGCCGACATACTGCTGAAGCACCTGGAGCACTTCGCGACCGAAGGTCTGAGGACCTTGTGCTACGGCGTTTCGGAGCTCAAGAAGCAGGACTACGAGGAGTGGCAGGAGCTTTATCACAAGGCTTCCATATCGCTGCAGCACAGGGAAG AAAAATTGGAGGAGGCTGCCAATTTGATAGAGACAAAACTGAAACTGATCGGTGCTACGGCTATAGAAGACAAACTGCAAGATGGCGTACCCGAAACGATAGCTGCATTGCTGCAAGCCGATATAAACATCTGGGTACTGACGGGCGATAAGCAGGAAACTGCTATCAATATCGGATATTCCTGCCGTCTCCTGTCCCAGTCGATGCACCACATCATCTTGAATGAGGATAGTCTAGAC ACAACCAGAGAGGCCATCCTGAAGCACTTGATGGACCTGGGGGACCCGATAGGCAAACACCAAGAGACTGCCCTTATAGTCGACGGAAAGACCTTGAAGTACGCCCTGAGCTGTGAACTGCGCAACGACTTCCTGAAACTGTGCATCAACTGCAAAGTGGTGATCTGCTGCAGGGTGTCGCCCATGCAGAAGGCCGAGGTGGTGGAGTACGTCACCAAGTACACCAACACGGTGACCTTGGCGATAGGGGATGGCGCCAACGACGTCGCCATGATCCAGAAGGCGCACGTGGGCGTCGGTATCTCGGGCATGGAAGGATTGCAGGCTGCCTGCGCGTCGGACTACAGCATAGCGCAGTTCCGATTCCTGCTGAGACTACTGCTGGTCCACGGTTCCTGGAACTACTCGAGGATGTGCAAACTGATCCTGTACAGTTTCTACAAGAACATCTGTTTGTACGTGATCGAACTGTGGTACGCCATCTATTCCGGCTGGTCGGGTCAGATACTGTTCGAGCAGTGGTCCATAG GTATGTACAATGTGTTATTCACCGCGCTGCCACCCCTGGCCATGGGTCTGTTCGACAAACCCTGCAATGACGACAAGATGCTGCTGTACCCCAAACTGTACAGGCCTTCGCAGCTTGGCCAATTGTTCAACGTCAGAGTCTTCTGGGTTTGGGTTTTCAACGGTCTGGCGCACTCCGCCCTGCTGTTCTGGATCACGATGTTCATATGTAGCCAGGACATCCTGTGGATGAACGGAAAGGATGGTGGATATCTTGTGTTCGGAAATTTCGTGTATACG TTTGTGATAATTACTGTGTGTTTGAAAGCCAGTCTTGTGATCAACGCTTGGACGTGGTTAACCCATGCTGCCATCTGGGGCTCGATTGTCCTATGGTTCACGTTCATTATTATATACAG CCATTTTTGGCCACTGTTACCGGTAGGATGCGTTATGACCGGCATGTATCTGATGATGTTCTCTAGCGCCACATTTTGGTTGTCCCTATTCTTGGTTCCAACGGCTACCATGTTGCCTGACTTCTTGGTCAAAAT tatcGATAACACCATATTTAAGTCCTTTACCGATAAGGTCAGAGAGACGGATATTCGACATTCCGAGCATTCAGCATTCAGTCGAACAGATCCCAAAGGATc ACTTACGGAGACTGCCCGTCTGTTGAGGAATGTGCTGACCAGGAAATCTGTTAGATCCGACAATATCGACCTGGAACTTAGCC ATGGTTTCGCATTCTCTCAAGAAGAAGGTGGTGCTGTATCCCAAGCAGAAGTTATCAGAGCTTACAACACAACAACGCCGAAACCAGAAGAAACCTGA
- the LOC123684671 gene encoding probable phospholipid-transporting ATPase IA isoform X9, producing MKFNLTSSLQLSLENLITLADLVQKNWTRYEPDGAVSSTLDRETETDDIRPPGEDRVIFINRVQPPVPKFCNNRISTAKYSIFRFIPLFLFEQFRRWANCFFLMIALLQQIPDVSPTGRYTTLVPLLFILSVSALKEIVEDIKRHRADDDTNHSKVDVLRDNSWVSIRWKDVVVGDLVKVTNNKFFPADMVLLSSSEPQGISFIETANLDGETNLKIRQALPSTHKLTTIADLRSLSGTIECEPPNKHMYEFTGVLRQTNKKAEPLGPDQILLRGAMLRNTSWIFGIVIYTGHETKLMRNSTMVPLKRSSIDKLTNVQILLLFCILLSMCLLCAICNVLWTNKHLTTDWYLGLEGGITQLFFYNLLTFVILFNNLIPISLQVTLEVVRFIQAIFINQDLEMYDPESDTPALARTSNLNEELGQVKYIFSDKTGTLTRNIMEFKKCAVGTEIYLIADTLEDSTLYKDLQKGNAQSELIKELLVILSVCHTVIPETMNDGTLVYHAASPDERALVYGASKFGYEFKDRTPDFVEINAMGTVERYQILTVLEFTSARKRMSVIVKDPAGRIKLFCKGADTVIYERLDGNGKEHADILLKHLEHFATEGLRTLCYGVSELKKQDYEEWQELYHKASISLQHREEKLEEAANLIETKLKLIGATAIEDKLQDGVPETIAALLQADINIWVLTGDKQETAINIGYSCRLLSQSMHHIILNEDSLDTTREAILKHLMDLGDPIGKHQETALIVDGKTLKYALSCELRNDFLKLCINCKVVICCRVSPMQKAEVVEYVTKYTNTVTLAIGDGANDVAMIQKAHVGVGISGMEGLQAACASDYSIAQFRFLLRLLLVHGSWNYSRMCKLILYSFYKNICLYVIELWYAIYSGWSGQILFEQWSIGMYNVLFTALPPLAMGLFDKPCNDDKMLLYPKLYRPSQLGQLFNVRVFWVWVFNGLAHSALLFWITMFICSQDILWMNGKDGGYLVFGNFVYTFVIITVCLKASLVINAWTWLTHAAIWGSIVLWFTFIIIYSHFWPLLPVGCVMTGMYLMMFSSATFWLSLFLVPTATMLPDFLVKIIDNTIFKSFTDKVRETDIRHSEHSAFSRTDPKGSTMHALEQIATYGFAFSQEEGGAVSQAEVIRAYNTTTPKPEET from the exons ATGAACCAGACGGTGCTGTATCTTCAACGCTGGACAGGGAAACGGAAACAGATGACATCAGGCCGCCCGGCGAAGACAGGGTGATATTTATCAACCGGGTCCAACCGCCTGTACCCAAATTTTGTAACAATAGGATATCGACAGCCAAATATAG TATATTCAGATTCATTCCACTTTTCCTGTTCGAACAGTTCCGAAGATGGGCCAATTGCTTCTTTTTGATGATAGCCCTCCTGCAACAGATACCGGACGTTTCACCAACAGGGAGATACACCACATTGGTGCCCCTCCTCTTCATATTGTCCGTGTCGGCTCTCAAAGAGATCGTAGAAGATATA AAAAGACATCGCGCAGATGACGACACAAACCACAGCAAGGTGGACGTCCTGAGAGACAACAGCTGGGTCTCTATAAGATGGAAGGACGTGGTGGTGGGGGACTTGGTCAAGGTCACCAACAACAAATTCTTCCCCGCCGACATGGTCCTGTTGTCGTCGAG CGAGCCTCAAGGTATCAGTTTCATCGAAACAGCTAACTTGGACGGCGAAACTAACCTCAAAATAAGGCAGGCGCTGCCGAGCACCCACAAGTTGACGACCATAGCCGATCTGAGGAGTCTTTCGGGTACCATAGAGTGCGAGCCGCCCAACAAACACATGTACGAGTTTACTGGGGTGCTGAGGCAGACCAACAAGAA GGCCGAACCCCTGGGTCCAGACCAGATCCTGCTGCGCGGCGCCATGCTGCGGAACACCTCCTGGATCTTCGGCATCGTCATCTACACCGGTCACGAGACCAAGCTGATGCGCAACTCGACCATGGTGCCGCTGAAGCGCTCCAGCATCGACAAGCTGACCAACGTGCAGATCTTGCTGCTGTTCTGCATCCTGCTCTCGATGTGCCTGCTTTGCGCCATCTGCAACGTGCTGTGGACCAACAAGCACCTGACGACCGATTGGTATCTCGGTCTCGAAG GTGGTATTACACAGCTCTTCTTCTACAACCTTCTAACCTTTGTGATTCTGTTCAATAATCTGATTCCGATATCCCTTCAGGTCACTTTGGAAGTGGTCCGTTTCATTCAG GCGATTTTCATCAACCAAGACCTAGAGATGTACGATCCAGAATCGGACACTCCAGCTCTGGCCAGAACCTCCAATTTGAACGAAGAACTCGGACAGGTTAAATACATTTTCTCCGACAAGACCGGCACCTTGACGAGAAACATCATGGAGTTCAAGAAATGCGCGGTCGGCACCGAGATTTACCTGATCGCCGATACTCTGGAGGATTCCACCCTCTACAAG GACCTGCAAAAGGGCAACGCCCAATCGGAACTGATCAAAGAACTGCTGGTGATCCTGTCCGTCTGTCACACCGTCATACCGGAGACCATGAACGACGGCACCCTAGTGTACCACGCAGCCTCCCCCGACGAACGAGCCCTGGTCTACGGCGCCTCCAAGTTCGGCTACGAGTTCAAGGACAGAACGCCCGATTTCGTGGAGATCAACGCCATGGGCACGGTGGAGCGATACCAGATCCTGACGGTGCTCGAGTTCACCTCGGCCAGGAAGAGGATGTCGGTGATAGTGAAGGACCCGGCGGGAAGGATCAAGCTGTTCTGCAAGGGGGCGGACACGGTGATCTACGAGAGGCTGGACGGCAACGGCAAGGAGCACGCCGACATACTGCTGAAGCACCTGGAGCACTTCGCGACCGAAGGTCTGAGGACCTTGTGCTACGGCGTTTCGGAGCTCAAGAAGCAGGACTACGAGGAGTGGCAGGAGCTTTATCACAAGGCTTCCATATCGCTGCAGCACAGGGAAG AAAAATTGGAGGAGGCTGCCAATTTGATAGAGACAAAACTGAAACTGATCGGTGCTACGGCTATAGAAGACAAACTGCAAGATGGCGTACCCGAAACGATAGCTGCATTGCTGCAAGCCGATATAAACATCTGGGTACTGACGGGCGATAAGCAGGAAACTGCTATCAATATCGGATATTCCTGCCGTCTCCTGTCCCAGTCGATGCACCACATCATCTTGAATGAGGATAGTCTAGAC ACAACCAGAGAGGCCATCCTGAAGCACTTGATGGACCTGGGGGACCCGATAGGCAAACACCAAGAGACTGCCCTTATAGTCGACGGAAAGACCTTGAAGTACGCCCTGAGCTGTGAACTGCGCAACGACTTCCTGAAACTGTGCATCAACTGCAAAGTGGTGATCTGCTGCAGGGTGTCGCCCATGCAGAAGGCCGAGGTGGTGGAGTACGTCACCAAGTACACCAACACGGTGACCTTGGCGATAGGGGATGGCGCCAACGACGTCGCCATGATCCAGAAGGCGCACGTGGGCGTCGGTATCTCGGGCATGGAAGGATTGCAGGCTGCCTGCGCGTCGGACTACAGCATAGCGCAGTTCCGATTCCTGCTGAGACTACTGCTGGTCCACGGTTCCTGGAACTACTCGAGGATGTGCAAACTGATCCTGTACAGTTTCTACAAGAACATCTGTTTGTACGTGATCGAACTGTGGTACGCCATCTATTCCGGCTGGTCGGGTCAGATACTGTTCGAGCAGTGGTCCATAG GTATGTACAATGTGTTATTCACCGCGCTGCCACCCCTGGCCATGGGTCTGTTCGACAAACCCTGCAATGACGACAAGATGCTGCTGTACCCCAAACTGTACAGGCCTTCGCAGCTTGGCCAATTGTTCAACGTCAGAGTCTTCTGGGTTTGGGTTTTCAACGGTCTGGCGCACTCCGCCCTGCTGTTCTGGATCACGATGTTCATATGTAGCCAGGACATCCTGTGGATGAACGGAAAGGATGGTGGATATCTTGTGTTCGGAAATTTCGTGTATACG TTTGTGATAATTACTGTGTGTTTGAAAGCCAGTCTTGTGATCAACGCTTGGACGTGGTTAACCCATGCTGCCATCTGGGGCTCGATTGTCCTATGGTTCACGTTCATTATTATATACAG CCATTTTTGGCCACTGTTACCGGTAGGATGCGTTATGACCGGCATGTATCTGATGATGTTCTCTAGCGCCACATTTTGGTTGTCCCTATTCTTGGTTCCAACGGCTACCATGTTGCCTGACTTCTTGGTCAAAAT tatcGATAACACCATATTTAAGTCCTTTACCGATAAGGTCAGAGAGACGGATATTCGACATTCCGAGCATTCAGCATTCAGTCGAACAGATCCCAAAGGATc AACAATGCATGCGTTGGAGCAAATTGCAACAT ATGGTTTCGCATTCTCTCAAGAAGAAGGTGGTGCTGTATCCCAAGCAGAAGTTATCAGAGCTTACAACACAACAACGCCGAAACCAGAAGAAACCTGA